The DNA window TGCAGCCGGTGCCTTACGTCGGGGTGCAATATGCCGCGATCCCGGAATTCCAGGGCATCGGCACCACCGTCGGCCAGCAATTTTCGGCGGCACTATCGGGGGCATCGACCGTCGATGCCGCGCTCGCAGCCGCGCAGTCGGCGACGGAGCGTGAAATGAAGCGCGCCGGTTACATCAAGTAGAGCGATTGCGTCGATCCCTGCGGCGATTCCTTCCGACGCACCGCAAAAACTGGCTGCCGTCCAAGCTGACACCGACCGGACGGCGGCCCTCATCGAGTTTCTCCGGATACAGGAGGCGGCGGCGATGGCAACTCAGCAAACGCAGGTTCTCGGACGGGCCCTGCTGACGCCCGCTGTCGCATTGTTGTTCATCTGGATGATCGTCCCGCTGGCGATGACGATCTACTTTTCAACGCTTCATTACAGCCTGCTGGACCCGGACACGGAGAGCTTCGTCGGGCTGGAGAATTTTCGATATTTTCTGACCGATCCCGCCTTTCTGACGTCGCTGCGGAACACGCTGGTGCTGGTCGGTTCGGTCCTGGCGATGACGATCCTTCTCGGCACCCCGCTGGCGCTGCTTCTCGACCAGCCGGTGATCGGGCGCAGCATCGTCCGGTTGATGGTGATAGCGCCGTTTTTCGTGATGCCGACCGTCAGCGCCCTGGTCTGGAAAAACCTCCTCATGCATCCGGTGTCGGGGCTGTTTGCCTGGGTCGCGAGGTTATTTGGCGCGACGCCGATCGATTGGTTCAACGATGCGCCGTTGCTGGCGGTGATCCTGATCGTCGCCTGGCAATGGCTGCCCTTTGCCACGCTCATCCTGCTCACGGCGCTGCAATCCCAGGACGAGGAGCAGAAGGAAGCAGCCGAGATGGACGGCGCGAGCGCCCTTTCGACGTTCATCTACCTCACGCTGCCGCACCTCGCGCGGCCGATCACGGTGGTCATCCTGATTGAAACGATATTCCTGCTGACCGTGTTCGCCGAGATCTTCGTGACGACCGGCGGCGGCCCGGGCCTGCAGACCACCAATATCGCGTTCCTGATCTACTCGCAGGCGCTGATCCAGTTCGACGTCGGAAACGCTTCCGCCGGCGGACTGGTCGCGGTCGTGATCGCCAATATCGTGGCCTTCTTCCTGGTGCGGATCATCGGACGGAATCTGGAGGCGTAAGCGATGGCACGCAAGGTAACTTCAGAACGCGTGTGGGTATCGACCGTCGCGGCGTGGTTCTTCGGATTTTTGATTTTTCTGCCGATCCTGTGGATGTTCCTGACGAGCTTCAAGACTGAGCTTGAGGCGTTCGCCATGCCGCCCACGTTCCTGTTTTTCCACTGGACCACCGAGAACTATGCGACGGTGCAGGGCCGCAGCGACTACGTTCATCACGCGCTCAATTCGATCATCATTGCGGGCGGATCGACGCTGATCGCCATGCTCATCGCTGTTCCGGCGGCCTGGTCGATGGCGTTTGCGCCGACCAAGCGGACCAAGGATATGCTTCTCTGGATGCTCTCGACCAAGATGATGCCGCCCGTCGGCGTGCTTGTTCCGATTTATCTGATCTACCGGGATTTCGGGCTGCTCGACACGCGCGCCGGTCTCATCCTGATCCTGTGCCTCGGCAATTTGCCGATCGTGATCTGGATGCTCTTCACTTATTTCAAGGAAATCCCGAAGGATATCCTCGAGGCGGCGCGGATGGACGGGGCGACCATCGGGCGCGAACTCGTCTATGTGCTGACGCCGATGGCCATTCCCGGCCTTGCCTCGACGCTTCTTCTCAACCTCATTCTGGCCTGGAACGAGGCATTCTGGACGCTGAACCTTTCGACATCGGACGCAGCGCCGCTCACGGTGTTTATCGCATCCTATTCAAGTCCCGAGGGCCTGTTCTGGGCGAGGCTGTCGGCTGCGTCGACGCTCGCGATTGCCCCGATCATCATACTCGGATGGTTCAGCCAGCGGCAGCTGGTCCGCGGGCTGACGTTCGGCGCCGTCAAGTAGGTCACGGAAAGGGCTAGATATCATGGGCCAGATCACGCTGCAGAGAGTCCGCAAGTCGTTCGGGCCGGTCAACATCATCAAGAATGCGAATCTGGATATCGAGAACGGATCCTTCGTTGTTTTCGTGGGGCCTTCGGGTTGCGGCAAGACCACGCTGCTGCGCCTGATCGCCGGACTTGAGGACGTCACCGGCGGCCAAATCCTGATCGACGGCCACAACGTGGTGGACGTGCCGCCAGCCAAGCGCGGTCTGTCGATGGTGTTCCAGTCATATGCGCTCTATCCGCACATGAGCGTTCGCGGCAACATCGCGTTCGGCCTGAAGATGGCGGGCCTGCCGCGCCCGGAGATCGACCGCAAGGTGGAAGCCGCCGCCGCCACGCTGAACCTCACGCCCTATCTCGACCGAAAACCACGCGAACTTTCAGGCGGACAGCGACAGCGCGTCGCGATCGGCCGGGCTATCGTGCGCGAGCCGAAGGCATTTCTGTTCGACGAGCCCTTGTCGAATCTCGATGCCGCACTCCGCGTCCAGATGCGTCTGGAAGTCACCAAGCTGCAAAAACAGCTCGGGACCACGGCGGTCTACGTCACGCACGATCAGGTCGAAGCCATGACGATGGCCGACAAGATCGTGGTGCTCAACGCCGGCCAGATCGAACAATATGGCACGCCGCTCGAATTGTATGAACGGCCGGCTAACCTTTTCGTGGCCGGCTTCATCGGTTCGCCGAAGATGAACTTCGTGTCCGGAGAGGAAGCGGGCCGGCACGGCGCTGCCACCATCGGCATCAGGCCCGAGCACCTGAAAATCGGCAAGGACGCAGAAGGCTGGCCCGGGACGGTATCGGTCGCCGAGCACCTGGGCAGCGACACCTTCCTCTATGTCGACGCCGGGAAGCTCGGAATGCTCACGGCGCGCGGCATCGGAGAGTTCGATCTGAAAGCCGGCGATCACGTGTGGCTTTCGCCGGATCCGGCGCGCCTGCACCGCTTTGACAAGGACGGTGGGATCGTTCGGACGTGAGCGATGGCCAGGCCTTCTGCCGGTGGTCGACCTGTAAATAGGAACAGGAAAGCAAGCAGGACAAGAGAGATGTATCTGGAAAAATTCAAACTTGATGGCCGCACCGCTGTGGTCACGGGCGCCGGGCAGGGAATCGGGTTAGCATGCGCGGAGGCGCTCGCGGAGGCCGGGGCGAAAGTCATCATTGCCGATCACGATCCGAAAGCGGCCGAGACCGGTTGCGCCAGGCTGAGGGCGGGCGGTTATTCTGCCGAAATCGCCATCATGGATGTGACGGATTCCGTGCGCGTCGCCGAAATTGCGGATCAACTCGCGGCACGGCACGGAAAGATCGATATCCTTGTCAATAATGCCGGTATCGCGCGAAGTGAAACACCGGCGGAAAAGGTCACCGACGAACACTGGCTCAACGTCGTTGACGTCAACCTCAATGGCACCTTCTGGTGTTGCCGCGCCTTCGGCAAGCACATGCTGGACGCGAAGTCAGGTTCCATCGTTAACATCGGCTCGATGTCCGGCTTCATCGTCAACAAACCGCAGGAACAATGCTACTACAACGCCTCGAAGGCCGCGGTGCACCACCTCACCAGGTCGCTCGCAGCCGAGTGGGGCGCCCGCGGCGTGCGCGTCAACGCCGTGGCGCCGACTTACATCACCACCCCGCTCAACGCATTCGTCAAGAGCAACAAGCAGATGTATGATGCCTGGATCGGCGGTACGCCGATGGCCCGGATGGGGGAGGTCGACGAAGTTGCATCCGTCGTCCTGTTTCTGGCATCTGATGCCGCAAGCCTGATGACCGGGAGTGTCGTTCTGGTCGATGGAGGCTATACGTGCTGGTAGGCTCGCGCGGACCTTGAACGGAATTGGAATGAGGCAGGCCTTCATCGGTGTCGACGTTGGAACATCGAGCGCGCGCGCCGGCGTGTTCGACGAAAACGGGACCCTGTTGGCGACAGCCAGGCATCCGATCACCGTTTGGCATGAAGCAGGCGGCGTCGTCGAACAGTCGTCGTCCGAAATTTGGGCAGCCTGCGCCGCCGCTGTCCGAACCGCTGTCGTGGAGGCGGCAATTGCGCCTTCGGCCGTCAAGGGCCTGGGTTTCGATGCCACTTGTTCGCTCGTGGTGCTCGACGGCGCCGCCAATCCGCTGACGGTCAGTTCGTCGGGCGACGACCGACGAAATGTCATCGTCTGGATGGACCATCGCGCGCTGGCTGAAGCCCGTCTGGTCAATGATACGCATGACGACGTACTGCGCTATGTCGGCGGCTCGATCTCGCCCGAGATGGAAATTCCCAAGCTTCTTTGGCTGAAGCGGCATCTGCCGTCGACGTATCGATCGGCGGGTCACTTCTTCGATCTCGCCGACTATTTGTCGTTTCGCGCGACCGGATCGACAACACGTTCAATCTGCACGCTTGCCTGCAAATGGAATTTTCTGGCCCACGAACTCCGCTGGAGCGGCAGCTATTTCGAGCGCGTCGGTCTCGGAGATCTCGCCTCGGATAATTACGCGAAAA is part of the Bradyrhizobium erythrophlei genome and encodes:
- a CDS encoding ABC transporter ATP-binding protein; translated protein: MGQITLQRVRKSFGPVNIIKNANLDIENGSFVVFVGPSGCGKTTLLRLIAGLEDVTGGQILIDGHNVVDVPPAKRGLSMVFQSYALYPHMSVRGNIAFGLKMAGLPRPEIDRKVEAAAATLNLTPYLDRKPRELSGGQRQRVAIGRAIVREPKAFLFDEPLSNLDAALRVQMRLEVTKLQKQLGTTAVYVTHDQVEAMTMADKIVVLNAGQIEQYGTPLELYERPANLFVAGFIGSPKMNFVSGEEAGRHGAATIGIRPEHLKIGKDAEGWPGTVSVAEHLGSDTFLYVDAGKLGMLTARGIGEFDLKAGDHVWLSPDPARLHRFDKDGGIVRT
- a CDS encoding carbohydrate ABC transporter permease; the encoded protein is MATQQTQVLGRALLTPAVALLFIWMIVPLAMTIYFSTLHYSLLDPDTESFVGLENFRYFLTDPAFLTSLRNTLVLVGSVLAMTILLGTPLALLLDQPVIGRSIVRLMVIAPFFVMPTVSALVWKNLLMHPVSGLFAWVARLFGATPIDWFNDAPLLAVILIVAWQWLPFATLILLTALQSQDEEQKEAAEMDGASALSTFIYLTLPHLARPITVVILIETIFLLTVFAEIFVTTGGGPGLQTTNIAFLIYSQALIQFDVGNASAGGLVAVVIANIVAFFLVRIIGRNLEA
- a CDS encoding carbohydrate ABC transporter permease — translated: MARKVTSERVWVSTVAAWFFGFLIFLPILWMFLTSFKTELEAFAMPPTFLFFHWTTENYATVQGRSDYVHHALNSIIIAGGSTLIAMLIAVPAAWSMAFAPTKRTKDMLLWMLSTKMMPPVGVLVPIYLIYRDFGLLDTRAGLILILCLGNLPIVIWMLFTYFKEIPKDILEAARMDGATIGRELVYVLTPMAIPGLASTLLLNLILAWNEAFWTLNLSTSDAAPLTVFIASYSSPEGLFWARLSAASTLAIAPIIILGWFSQRQLVRGLTFGAVK
- a CDS encoding SDR family NAD(P)-dependent oxidoreductase yields the protein MYLEKFKLDGRTAVVTGAGQGIGLACAEALAEAGAKVIIADHDPKAAETGCARLRAGGYSAEIAIMDVTDSVRVAEIADQLAARHGKIDILVNNAGIARSETPAEKVTDEHWLNVVDVNLNGTFWCCRAFGKHMLDAKSGSIVNIGSMSGFIVNKPQEQCYYNASKAAVHHLTRSLAAEWGARGVRVNAVAPTYITTPLNAFVKSNKQMYDAWIGGTPMARMGEVDEVASVVLFLASDAASLMTGSVVLVDGGYTCW